The genomic interval GCGAACTTTTTGATTAATTTTTGAACTCTGCATATAAGTCATAATCATCACTATCTGTAATTATTACTTCCGCAAAAGATCCACTTTTAATTCCTGGCTTTGGAGGGAGAATCACGAGTCCGTCAATTTCTGGGGCATCACCTTTGCTACGTGCAATAACTTGATCGTCATGTATTTCATCAATTAATACAGTTTGGGTTTTACCGATTTTGCTTTCTAATTTATCTCGACTAATTTCTGCCTGTAATTGCATGAAGCGATGATACCGTTCTTCTTTTATTTCTTCCGGAACCGGATCACTTAATTCATTTGCTTTAGCTCCTTCAACTGGAGAGTATTTGAAACAACCTACACGATCTAATTGTGCCTCTTCCAAGAAATCGAGTAGTTCTTCAAACTCTTCTTCTGTTTCTCCCGGAAAGCCCACAATAAACGTGGAACGCAGCGTAATTTCAGGGCAAATCTCGCGCCAAGAGGCAATTCGTAAAAGAGTATTTTCGCTGCTTGCGGGGCGTTTCATCGCTTTCAATATTTTCGAGTTGGCATGCTGCAGGGGAATATCCAAATAAGGAAGAATAAGACCGTCGCGCATTAAGGGAATGATCTCATCAACATGCGGATAAGGATAGACATAATGTAAACGGATCCAAATGCCTAATTGACCTAGTTGTTCACATAAATCAAAAAATCGTGTACTAATGGTTTTTTCTTGCCAAGTCACAGGTTGATAACGTGTATCTACTCCGTAAGCGCTGGTGTCCTGAGAAATAACTAAAATTTCATGAACACCAGCATCCTTTAATCTCTTGGCTTCGGTTAATACTTGTGCCATCGGATAACTTTGTAATTTTCCGCGCATCGTTGGAATGATGCAAAAAGTGCATTTTTGATTACATC from Legionella sainthelensi carries:
- the rimO gene encoding 30S ribosomal protein S12 methylthiotransferase RimO; its protein translation is MNHKVGFVSLGCPKALVDSERIITQLRAQGYELVSSYQDAGVVVINTCGFIDSAVKESLDTIKEAMAENGRVIVTGCLGAKADIIKEACPDVLHISGAHAYEEVVNAVHQHLPPPTDPFTQLIPPQGIKLTPRHYAYLKISEGCNQKCTFCIIPTMRGKLQSYPMAQVLTEAKRLKDAGVHEILVISQDTSAYGVDTRYQPVTWQEKTISTRFFDLCEQLGQLGIWIRLHYVYPYPHVDEIIPLMRDGLILPYLDIPLQHANSKILKAMKRPASSENTLLRIASWREICPEITLRSTFIVGFPGETEEEFEELLDFLEEAQLDRVGCFKYSPVEGAKANELSDPVPEEIKEERYHRFMQLQAEISRDKLESKIGKTQTVLIDEIHDDQVIARSKGDAPEIDGLVILPPKPGIKSGSFAEVIITDSDDYDLYAEFKN